GAGATGCCGGGCCTCGCGAAGGACGATATCGACCTGACCGTGCGCGAAAACACCCTGATCATCGCTGGCAAACGCAGCGCCGCGACCGAGGACGAGGATGCCGCGTGGCATCGTCGTGAACGTCCTTGGGGCGAATTCTCGCGCTCCGTGCGCCTGCCGCTGCGCGTCGATCCCGACAAGGTCGAGGCGCGCGTGAAGAACGGCGTGCTCGAAGTCGAGATGGGCCGCCCCGACGCGGAACGGCCGCGCAAGATCAAGGTCAAGGCAAGCTGACAGCATGCCGAGAAAGGAGGAAAGACAATGGCAAACGAAGTGAAGAAAACCAGCGGCGACGTCGCCCGCACCGATGACCGGCAGAACGATCAGACCGGCCCGACCTTCCGTCCGGCCACCGACATCTTCGAGAAGGATGACGTGGTGACGCTTGCTATCGACATGCCGGGCGTCGATCCGGGCAGCGTCGATGTTTCGGTCGAGAACCGCTCGCTGACCGTGCGCGGCACGATCGACGCGCCCGCACCCGAAGGATATCGGCGCATCTATGCCGAATACGGTCCCGGTACGTTCGAGCGGGCGTTCAGCCTGCCCGACACCATCGACGCGGATGGCATCGAGGCCAATCACAAGAACGGCGTGCTGACGCTGACCCTCAAGAAAAGCGAAGCCGCCAAACCCAAGCAGATCAAGGTCAAGGCCGCGTGACGCGGCCCCGACCGACCACAGCAAAGGAGGAAAAGAGCAATGGCATTCAGTGATCTCATCCCCTGGGGCCGGGACCGGAACCAGGTCTCCGACCGGCGCCGTGACGACGACAACCCGATGGTCTCGCTTCAACGCGACCTCAACCGCGTGTTCGAGGATTTCTGGGGCCGCTTCGACAGCCCCTTCGGCAGCATGAGCACCGGCCCGCGCACCGACATCTCGGAGACCGACGATGCGATGCAGGTCGCGGTCGATCTGCCCGGCCTCGACGAGAAGGACATCGAAGTCAACGTCACCGACGACATGCTGACCATCCGCGGCGAGCGCGAGGAGAAATCCGACAAGGACGGCTTCACGTCGCAATCGCGGCGCAGCTTCCACCGGATGATCCCGGTGCCGCCCGGCGTCGATGCGGACAAGGCCGAGGCCGAGTTCAAGCGCGGCGTGCTGACCGTGACGCTGCCCAAGACAGAAGAGGCCAAGGCCCGCGTCAAGCGCATCGACGTGAAATCCGGCTGACCCTGGTGCGGGCGTCTCCCGGCCCGCATCCTTTCCCACGGCGGGGAACCAAACCCGCCATTCATTTGTCAATTCCCCGAAAGCCCGACATCGCGTCAAGGAGGACCCAAATCATGGCAAACGGTATCTGTGACATCTGCAAGCGCCGCCCGGCGACCTTCCGGGCGCAGGTCTCGGTCAATGGAGAGCGCCAGGTCATGGAGCTTTGCGACGAGGACTACCGCAAGCTGGCGCGTCAGCAGCGGCGGGCAAGCTCCCCGCTGGAATCGCTTTTCGGCGGCGGGTCGCTCTTTGACGAGTTCTTCGGCGACAGCCCCCTTGGTGGCATGGGCCGCCGCCCGGGCGGCGACGCGGGCGAGACCACCCGCATTCCCGTCACCAGCGGTAGCCGCCGCGGGCGTGGCGGCACCAGCATCGCCGACCGCCTAAGCGAACAGGGCAACAAGCTCCTGCAGGAGGCCGCGCAGAAGGCGGGCGAGTTGGGCCGCGCCGAGGTGGATACCGAACATCTGCTGTTCGCGCTTTGTCACAGCGACGTGGTCAAGACGCTGCTGGAGCAGGTCAAGATCGACGTGGACGACCTGCGCCGCCAGATCGACAAAGAAGCACCGCGCGGCGAGGCGTCGGGCGAGGGCGAGATCGGTGTCAGCCCGCGTCTGAAGGACGCGCTCAACCGCGCCTTCGTCGCCTCGAACGAGCTGGGTCATTCCTACGTGGGCCCCGAACACCTGCTGATCGGCCTCGCCGAGGAAGGTGAGGGCCTGGCCGCCGACATCCTGCGCAAGCTGGGCTTGACGCCGCAAGCGCTGCGCCAGCAGGTGACCCGCGTCGTCGGCCACGGCGCCGAGGAAGGCCGCGTGGAAAGCCCTTCGAACACGCCGGATCTCGACGAATTCTCGCGCGATCTGACCAAGCTCGCACGCGACGGCAAGCTCGATCCGGTGATCGGCCGGGCGCGCGAGATCGAGACCACGATCGAGGTGCTGGCCCGGCGCAAGAAGAACAACCCGGTGCTGATCGGCGAGCCGGGCGTCGGCAAGACCGCGATCATCGAGGGGCTGGCGCAGCGCATCGTCGCGGGCGAGGTGCCGGAAGCCTTGCGCGACAAGCGGCTGGTGGAGCTGAACATCAACTCCATGGTCGCCGGCTCCAAGTATCGCGGCGAGTTCGAGGAGCGCATCCAGAAGGTGTTGAAGGAGATCGAGGCCAACAAGGACGACCTCGTTCTCTTCATCGACGAGTTGCACACCATCATGGGCGCGGGCCAGGGCGGCGGCGAAGGCGGGCTCGATGTGGCCAACACCTTCAAGCCGGCTCTGGCGCGGGGCGAGCTGAACCTGATCGGCGCGACCACGCTCAACGAATACCAGAAGCATATCGAGAAGGATGCCGCTCTCGAACGGCGGTTCCAGCCGGTCTATGTCGAGGAACCGAGCGTGGCGCAGACTATCATGATCCTGCGCGGCCTGCGCGACACGCTCGAATCGCACCACAAGGTCACGATCACCGACGAGGCCATCGTGGCCGCGGCGGAACTCAGCGACCGCTACGTCACGGGCCGCTTCATGCCTGACAAGGCCATCGACCTGATCGATCAGGCCGCCGCGCGGGTCAAGATTTCCGCCACCGCGCGGCCCGTCGACGTGCAGGAACTGGAAGCCGAGGTGAAGCAGATCCAGCGCGAGCAGGATTACGCCGCCGCGCGCAAGCAATTCGATCGCGCCGGCGAGTTGAAGCAGGAGCTCGAGGAGAAGCAGGGCCAGCTCGACGCGCTGCTCGAGACCTGGAAGCGCGACCGTGCCTCGGCCAGCGCCGAGGTCCGCACCGATCACATCGCGCAGATTGTCTCGAAGCTGACCGGCATCCCCGTGACCGATCTGACCACCGAGGAACGCGAGAAGCTGCTCAAGCTCGAGGACGAGCTGCACGAGCGCGTCATCGGCCAGGACGAGGCGATCAACTCGGTGGCCGACGCGGTGCGGCTGGCCCGCGCGGGCCTGCGCGAAGGCTCTGCCCCCACGGCGACCTTCCTGTTCCTCGGCCCCACCGGGGTCGGCAAGACGGAACTGGCCAAGGCGCTGGCTGAAACCGTGTATGGCGACGAGGACGCGATGATCCGCATCGACATGTCGGAATACGGCGAACGCCACGCCGTCGCGCGGCTGGTGGGCGCGCCGCCGGGCTATGTCGGCTATGACGAGGGCGGGCAACTGACCGAACGGGTGCGGCGCCGACCCTATTCGGTGGTGCTGCTGGACGAGATCGAGAAGGCGCATGCGGATGTCTACAACATCCTCTTGCAGGTCTTCGACGATGGCCGCCTGACCGACGGCAAGGGGCGCGTGGTGGATTTCACCAACACGATCATCATCGCCACCTCGAACCTCGGGTCGGACATCATCCAGCGCAACCTCAAGAAGCGCGGGACCAAGGAGTTCGACGAGGCCAAGCAGCGCGGTGAACTGATGGAGGTGTTGCGCGGTCATTTCCGGCCCGAGTTCATCAACCGGATCGACGAGATCATCGTGTTCCATTCGCTCAACCGCTCGGAAATCCGGCGGATCGTGGGCCTGCAACTGGACCGTGTGGCGCGCACCGCGCTGACGCAGGGCGTGGAACTGGAGTTCGAAGACTCCGTCACCGATCATTTCGCCGCCGTGGGCTTCCAGCCCGAATACGGCGCTCGCGAATTGCGGCGCCTGATCCGGTCGGAACTGGAAACCGAGCTGGCCCGCGCCATGCTGGGCGGTTCGGTCGAGGATGGCGACCGCGTGCGCGTCGCTTGGTCGGCGGACGATCAGAAGATCACCTTCGAGAAGCTCGAGACGGAAGCTCCGACAGAGGCCGACGATACATCCCAAGAGCCGAAGCGCGACGAGGACGAGAGCGGCGCGGACGAGGCCGGATCGGATGCGCCGGACGACGCCGAGGCGAAAGATGAGGAAGAGTGAGAGAGGAACGGAAAATGACCGATGTTACGAACAAGGTGGCGGGCTTCTGCTCGCTCAGCAAGAACTGGTGGGCCTTCGTCCTCAGGGGCATTCTGGCCCTCATCATCGCCGGACTGGCCTGGTTCCTGCCGGCCGAATCCGTGCTTGCCCTGACGCTCGTCTTCGGCGCCTTCGCCTTTGCCGATGGCGTGTTCGGGCTGATCGCGGCGGTGCGGCAGATGCGCGAGGGCGAACGCTGGGGCTGGCTATCGGTCAGCGGCGTGCTGGGCATCCTGACCGGCATCGTGGTGCTGGTCATGCCGTTCCTCGCGAGCTTCGTGCTCGCGGTGTTCCTGTGGGCCAGCATCGCCTTCTGGTCGATCTTCTCCGGCGCCCTCGAGATCGCCACCGCGATCCGGCTCCGCAAGGAGATCGACGACGAGGTCTGGCTCGGGCTTGGCGGCCTGTTGTCCGTCGTGCTGGGTGCGCTGGTCCTGTGGTTCCTCTTCACCAGCCCGGCCACCGGCCTGCTTGCCCTTGGCTGGCTCCTGGCCCTCTACGCCGCGATTTTCGGCGTGACGATGATCCTTCTCGGGCTGAAACTCCGGCGCGCGAACGGTGACGAACCGGACGCCGGGCAGCCCGAGGCAAGCTGACGAAAGGAGGTTTCGATGTTCGACAGACGTGGACATAACCGGCCCCCGTTCCGGCCCAGAATTCCGGGCACCGATCTGCGCGCGGCTGACGTGCCGGTCGCGATCATCTACCGGCCCGCGCGCGATCCGATGCAATCGGGGCCGCGCCCCCGCCACTGGATACTGGAGTTCGAGCCAGCCGCGCCCGCGTCGGTGGAGCCTCTCATGGGTTGGACAGCGACGCGTGACCCCTACCGACCGATCCGCCTCAGCTTTCCCGATTGTCAAAGCGCAATCGACTATGCCGAGCGGAACGATTGGGACTACATCGTCCGCGACCGCACGGAGACCGCGACGCGCAGGCGGCCTGAACCGATCTTCGCGCGCGATATTCGCCTCGAGAATGCTCCCGTCCCCGCCCCCGCGGCGCGGAAGGACGACACCATCCCGGACGAGGTCGACCCCGTGATCCTCGCATCGCTCGAGTCGTTCCCCGCCTCGGATCCGCCGGCATGGATCGGCGCGACACTGGGCGGTCGCGATACTCCCCCCGCGGGGGAATAAGCGTTCCGGCGGCGGCGCGAAGGCTCAGCGGGTGGTGGCGCTGCCGCGCTGCGCCATCGACATGACAACCAGCGCCGCCCCGTTGGCGATCAGTTCGATCCCCAGCACCCGCCCCAGGTTGGCCGCGAGGAAGGCCGGGATGCCCGTGAAGACCACGGCGCCCAGAAGCAGCGAGACCACTCCGGCCCCGATGACGACCGGAAACAGCGGATCGTGGCGCAGCGGCCTCGCGAACCAGAGCTTTGCCGCCCCCGAGAACAACAGCAGGAGCCCCAGCAGATTGCGCAGCAACGATCCTTCCGCAAAGGATCCGAAAAGCAGCAGCAGCCCCATGACGAGCGCAGCCGCCGCCCCGAGGCCGGTGCCGATCCTGACCTTGACCCCGGTCGACTGCCACGCGGAATAGCCCTGCAACAGCCCGACGATCAGAAGCGCCCAGCCGGCAAGGGTCGTGGCGGCGATCGAGGCCGAGAGCGGGTTGAGCACCGCCAGGATGCCAGCGATCACTGACAGCACGCCGACCAGCATCCGTGTCATCGAATTCTTCATCATGGGATCTCCGCTTCGGTGATTGTTTCCGACCCGGCCAAGGATCGCGCGATGGATGCAAGGCTGTCCAAGCCAAACCGGACCGTCAGCAGCGGTCCAAACGATCATCCTGCCAAGCTCGCATGAAATCAACCCTGAGAGGTTCATCGCCTGAAGCCGTGGCGCACACTTGTCGGACAGATCGCTCAGCCGAAAACCTTCAGGCGGGGCGAAACGGCCTTTTCGAACACGTCCGCGATCATGTGCTCCGTTCCCTTGACCGGCCCCAGGATGCGGAACTGGTGCTGCCGGTAAAGCCCCCTGTAGGCCGCGCGTGCCAGCCGCCCGTTGATCATCAGGTCATCACTGAACCCCGTCTTGAACTTCGCCACGCTCCCCCCTTCGGCCAAAGACAAAACCGTGCCCCTGTTGCGATACTCGAACGGCTCCGGCGCCGCACCGCCCAGCCAGGCCGGGATCGTGCGCGACAGGTGGGCAGCCTGTTCGCTCGCGGCCTGCGCAGTCGGCGGTGCGGGGCTCTCCTCGATCACCGCGCAATCGCCCAGGGCGAACACCGCCTCGGACGCCTTGCTCTGAAGGCTCCGACGGACGAGCCATTGCCGTTTGTCATTCGTGGGCAGCGCCCCGATCCGGCTCGCGATCTCCGGTCCCACCGTGCCGGTGGTCCACACCGTGAGGTCCGAGGCGTGCGTCGCGCCGTCCTCGGTCTCTACCGCTCCGGGCGTCACCCGGCTCACCTGCGCGGCCGTCACGATCCGCACCCCCTGCCCTTCCAGCCGCTGACGGATGTTCGCGCGCACGTCATCGGCCATTCCCGGCATGATACCGTCCATCGCCTCGAGCATGGTCACGCGCACTTCGGGCAGATCCCGGCGCGGCGCGACGGTGTTGCATTGATGCCCCTCGACCAGGTGCGAGGCAAGCTCCACCCCCGTCGCTCCCGACCCGGCGATCACCACGTCGAAAGCCGCACTATCACCACGCGCCACGCGCGCCAGCAGCCCGCGCGAAAGCGTCTTGAAAATCCGCCCCGCATCGACAAGATCATCGAGCCGGAACGCGTGCTCGGCCACGCCCTCGACCCCGAGATCGGGCGTCACGCCACCCACTGCCAGCACGAGCGCCTGGAACCCGATCGATTCCGCCGGCGCGATCTCGTGGCCATCCTCGTCGCAGACGGGCGCGAGGCGGACCATCCGGGCGTCGGGCAGCACGTCGAGGAGCTCACCCTGGCGGAAGGCGAACCCCCATTGTTCGGCGAGCGTGGCGTAGGAAATCTCGTCGACCTGGCCCGGTCCGTGTCCCGCGGCCACCTCGTGCAGACGCGGCTTCCAGACATGGCAGGCGTGACGATCCACCAGCAGGACGTCCCGCCCCTGCCCCCGCGCCAATGCCGTGGCAAGCTCGAGCCCCCCGGCGCCGCCCCCGACAATCACGATCGAATGGGTTCTCAGACGCGCCGCGCTCATGTCTCACGGCCTCGGAACGTGACTGGGCGGGATGGGTCGGTCATGGGCGGCTCCTGTGGGACGTGACACTCACATCGCCAACGGAAACACCGCGCCAATCGTTCCGGGCACGCAAAAAGGAGCGCGGCCCGCGAAGGCCCGCGCCCCGATTCACCCGGCAGATGTGCGACCTAGGTGAACCACCACCGCTCGATGCAGCGCTCACCGTCCATGTCCCAGTTCGACGCGAAGCTTTCGGGCAGACCCACCCGGTCGCGCGTCCCGAAGACATAGGAGGCAAACATCGGCGCGATGAGACCGCCATCGTCGCTCAGGATCTCCTGCATCTCGTAATACATTTCACGCCGCTTCTCGGTGTCGAGCTCGGCCCGCGCCTTGACGAGCAATTCGTCGAACCGTTCGTTCGACCACCGGGTCCCGTTCCACGGAACACCGCTCTTGTAGGCGGTGGCGAACATCAGGTCCTCGACCGGCCGCCCGCTCCAGTAGACGGCGACGAATGGCTTCACGTTCCATGTATCGGTCCAGTAGCCATCGTTGGGCACCCTGACGGGCAGGATGTTGAGGCCGGTGCCCTTCGCGGAGTTCTGGTAGAGCGTGGCGGCATCCACCGCCCCGGCGAACGCCGCGTCCGAGGCGAGAAGCTCGATGTCCACGCTGTCATAACCGGCTTTCTTCAGATGATGCCGCGCCTTGTCGGGATCGTATTCGCGCTGCGGCATCTCCTTGTTGAAGAACCGCTGACCCTGCCCGATCGGGTGGTCATTGCCCACGACGCCGTAGCCGAAGAGGATCTTGTCCACGAGTTCCTGCCGGTTGATCGCGTATTTCAGCGCAAGCCGCAGGTCGCGATCCGTGAAGGGATCCTTCGTGACCATCATCTCGAACGTGTAATGCTGCGTGCCCGGCACCGAGTGGACATTGACGCCCTGCGCCTGCCTGATCCGCTCCACGGTCTTGAGGTCGAGCCTGTCGATGGCATCGAAATCGCCCGTCTGAAGCCCCGTCGTGCGCGCGTTGGTGTCGGTGACCGAAAGAAGCTCGGCCGAGTCGAAGAAGGCGCGATTCCCGAGATCCCAGTGGTTCTCGTTGCGCGACAGGTCGGCGCGCACGCCTGGTTCGAAATTGTCGAGCTTGTAGGCCCCGGCCCCGATCCCGGTGGTCCAGTCCACCGCGCCATCCTCGGACATGCCGATGGGAATGTGATAGTCGCTGAGCGTGAAGGGGAAATCAGCGTTCCCGCTTTCAAGCTCGAAGACCACCCGGCGGTCGCCATCGGCGCGGATGTCGGTGAGCGCGGCCAGCAGCGGCTTCGCCGCCGAGGTTGAATCCTCACCCCGGTGATGGTTGATCGAGGCAATCACGTCCTCGGGCAACACGTCCTTGCCATTGTGAAAGGTCGCACCCTCCCGCAGATCGAAAACCCACGTCGCGCCGTCGTCCGAGGCTTCCCAGCCTTCGGCGAGCCCCGGCTCGAGGCTCCCGTCGCGGCCCACCTCGGTCATGTAGCCGTGGAAGGTCTGCAGAAGGTTCACCATGTAGCCGTTCTCGGCGGTGCCGGGGTTCATCGTGTCGGTCGTCTGACCGTGCCCCTTGCCCAGGCGAAACGTGCCGCCGCGCTTGGGTGCGGCCGCATGGGCGCGGTCCGCGATGCCCGTCGCGGTCGCCGCCGCCATGCCCGTCGCCAAGAGCGACCGCATGAAGCTCCGACGGCTCATCCCGCCCGCCATGAAGCGCGCGCGCAGCTCGTTGATCTTCTCATCTTTCATGTTCGTTCTCCCTGTTTCTTCTTGGTTGTCGTCCGTCGGGGTCCTACCCCGCGTCACGGCGCAGCGATTGCGCCATGCAGTGAATGCCGCCGCCCATCATCGTGAACATGTCCATCTCGGGGTCGTAGACCCTGAACCCGTTGGTCCGAAGCTTCGCGATCAGGTCCGTGCTCGCCGCCGGAGCCAGCACCCGGTCATTGCCGAGCGACATCACGTTGCAGCCAAGCGCCATCGTGTCGCGGAATCCCACGGGGATGATCTCGACCCCCTTGGAGCGCAGCCAGTCCGTCACATGATCAGGCGTCGTCTCAAGGCAGACTGCAGCACATTTCGGTGCGATCATGCAGACCATCAGGTCGATATGGACGTAGTAGGGATCGATGTAGGCGTAATGCACCTCCCACCCCTCGCGCTCGACCCAGGCGCCGATCTGGCGGGCCGAGACTTCCTCGCAGCGCAGGCCGGTATAGCCGATCAGCACCGCGCCCGGCTCGATGATGTGGAAATCTCCACCTTCGAAATTCCCGGCGCTCACCATGTCGTAGACCGGGATGCCAGCGCCGAGATAGAAGCGGAGCGCCGCCGAATACTCGCCGCGCCGCCGTGGGTTCGCCATCTGCGTGATGACCGCGCCCCAGGGCGTCATGAAGCTCGAGTCGCGCGCATAGACGCCGTAGCGCAGATGCTCGTCCGCCGGCAGCGTATGGATCCGAACGCCCGCCTCCTCGTAGGCGTCGCACATCTCGCGATACTGCCGGACGGCGGCCTGGTGATCCCACGCGCGCCCCGTCTGCGCCGTTTCGCGATAGATTGAGCTGAAGGCCACGTTGTCCATGTGTCCGAAGGTCTCCACCGGGCCCAGAAGCACATCGCGAAGAAGACCGTATTCGCTGTCGATGCCCCAGTCGGCCAGCGGCGCGGTGCCACCTTCCTCCTTGCGGGCGCGGAGCGGCGTATCTGCGGAAATGGTCTTGTCCTTCGGCATGGCGGCGATCCCTCTGATCGGTTGGCAGGTGTCGCTCGATCGTATCAGCAAGGAAATCTTGTTCATAACGAGTAATTCTGTTGTGATTGGCGAGTTCACTTCATGAAGGACGCAGGATGATGAAGATCGGCGACACCTGGGTTTCGCTCAACGCTCTTCAGTCGTTCGAGGCGGCAGCCCGGCACCAGCACATGGCCCGCGCCGCTGAAGAGCTGGGTGTCACGCAAAGCGCGGTCAGCCATCAGGTCCGCGCGCTCGAGACGGCGCTTGCCCTCCCTCTTTTCGACAGGCGGGGGCGCCGGATCATCCTCAATCCCTCGGGCGAGCGCCTGCTGCGCGCCATCCAGTCGGGGTTCGACGAAATCGCCACCACGGCGCTTTCGCTCACCGCAGATGCATTCTCGGGCACGCTGTCGATCGCGGTGCCGGTCTCGCTTACCGTGGAATGGCTCGGGCCCAAGCTGGCCGAGTTTCTCAAGCGTTTTCCCAACCTGTCGCTTCGGTGCAGCTATACCGAACGGACGATGACGGTCCTGCCATCCGAGATCGACCTCGCCATCGTGTTCGCCGCCCACAGCTTTCCGGGGCACCGTGTCACACCCTTCATCCGCACCGAGATATTCCCCGTCTGCGCGCCCGACCTGGCGCGCGATGCGCTGCCGCTCGATCCCGCGATTCTTCGGCGGGCGACGATCATACACGAGGACGACGGCGCGCTCTGGTCGCGCTGGTTCGCAAGCCGTGGTCTCGAACAGGTCCGGCCCGCCCGTGACATCCATGCAGGGTCGTATCATGACGCCGTGGCCCTGGCGCGCGAGGGCGTGGGTTTCGCCCTGTCGGACTGGTTCCTGGGCGGGCGCGCGCTCGGCTCCGGCGGTCTGGTTCAGGCCTTCGGGCCGGACGTGATGGATTACCACGGATATTACATCATCACCCGTGGCGCCCAGGAACCCGACAGCGCGGCGAGCGCGCTTGCAGCCTGGCTCACGCGGGCCGCGGCGCAGGAAACGCTCGCGACAAAAGGCTAGGGCGTCCGGTTCGGTTCAACCGCGCTGGAACGCGATGGGCAGGTTGAAGGAGTAGCTCGGTTGCGTCAGGCCGTTCGGCGCAGCCGGATAGCGGGTGCGGCGCACCGCGTCGACGGCCGCCCGGTCGAGCGCCGCATCGCCCGACGACTGCGTGACGCTGACCCCCAGAAGCCGGCCTTGGCGCGACACGGTGATGCGCAGTTTCGTGGTGCCCGAGGCGGCCGCGCCGCGCGGATAGCGCTTGCGCCGTTCCACCCCGTGACGGATCGCCCCGCCCCACTGCGCCATCAGCGTCTGGCGTTGCGATTGCGACAGGACCGGCGCCGAGGCGGTCTGTGCCGTCCCGCTGCCCGCCCCGTTGTTGCGCCCCGAGGAGGTCTGCGCATTGGTGGCCGTCCGCGCGCGCGTAACGGTGCTTTCATCGTTGCGATCGGGCTTGGCCCTGCCGGGCCCCGACTCCGGTGCCGCGACGCGCCTTTCGGGCCGGGCCTCGGGGCGCAGCGAGGTCAGCGGCGCATGCGAGAGCGGCCGCGCGATGCTTTCGGTGTCCGTCATCGGCGCATCATCGGCTTCAGCCGGTGCATCGGTCAGCGCGGGCGCGGCGGGACGCGTGGGCGACTTCTCCGGCGCCGGGTGCGACGGGATGCTGACCTCCAGATCATCGGCTTGCGGCATCGCGGGCGGCTCGACCATCGCGACCGTGGCGGCCACGTCCGGCGGCGCGCTCCACCTCTCGACCA
This window of the Roseovarius sp. SCSIO 43702 genome carries:
- a CDS encoding Hsp20/alpha crystallin family protein — translated: MLNYGLSGQHWDPFAELRQLQSQMNRLFEGGERRQRQNDGSWPPVNLWMGDDSVVVTAEMPGLAKDDIDLTVRENTLIIAGKRSAATEDEDAAWHRRERPWGEFSRSVRLPLRVDPDKVEARVKNGVLEVEMGRPDAERPRKIKVKAS
- a CDS encoding Hsp20/alpha crystallin family protein; this translates as MANEVKKTSGDVARTDDRQNDQTGPTFRPATDIFEKDDVVTLAIDMPGVDPGSVDVSVENRSLTVRGTIDAPAPEGYRRIYAEYGPGTFERAFSLPDTIDADGIEANHKNGVLTLTLKKSEAAKPKQIKVKAA
- a CDS encoding Hsp20/alpha crystallin family protein, yielding MAFSDLIPWGRDRNQVSDRRRDDDNPMVSLQRDLNRVFEDFWGRFDSPFGSMSTGPRTDISETDDAMQVAVDLPGLDEKDIEVNVTDDMLTIRGEREEKSDKDGFTSQSRRSFHRMIPVPPGVDADKAEAEFKRGVLTVTLPKTEEAKARVKRIDVKSG
- a CDS encoding ATP-dependent Clp protease ATP-binding subunit, with the protein product MANGICDICKRRPATFRAQVSVNGERQVMELCDEDYRKLARQQRRASSPLESLFGGGSLFDEFFGDSPLGGMGRRPGGDAGETTRIPVTSGSRRGRGGTSIADRLSEQGNKLLQEAAQKAGELGRAEVDTEHLLFALCHSDVVKTLLEQVKIDVDDLRRQIDKEAPRGEASGEGEIGVSPRLKDALNRAFVASNELGHSYVGPEHLLIGLAEEGEGLAADILRKLGLTPQALRQQVTRVVGHGAEEGRVESPSNTPDLDEFSRDLTKLARDGKLDPVIGRAREIETTIEVLARRKKNNPVLIGEPGVGKTAIIEGLAQRIVAGEVPEALRDKRLVELNINSMVAGSKYRGEFEERIQKVLKEIEANKDDLVLFIDELHTIMGAGQGGGEGGLDVANTFKPALARGELNLIGATTLNEYQKHIEKDAALERRFQPVYVEEPSVAQTIMILRGLRDTLESHHKVTITDEAIVAAAELSDRYVTGRFMPDKAIDLIDQAAARVKISATARPVDVQELEAEVKQIQREQDYAAARKQFDRAGELKQELEEKQGQLDALLETWKRDRASASAEVRTDHIAQIVSKLTGIPVTDLTTEEREKLLKLEDELHERVIGQDEAINSVADAVRLARAGLREGSAPTATFLFLGPTGVGKTELAKALAETVYGDEDAMIRIDMSEYGERHAVARLVGAPPGYVGYDEGGQLTERVRRRPYSVVLLDEIEKAHADVYNILLQVFDDGRLTDGKGRVVDFTNTIIIATSNLGSDIIQRNLKKRGTKEFDEAKQRGELMEVLRGHFRPEFINRIDEIIVFHSLNRSEIRRIVGLQLDRVARTALTQGVELEFEDSVTDHFAAVGFQPEYGARELRRLIRSELETELARAMLGGSVEDGDRVRVAWSADDQKITFEKLETEAPTEADDTSQEPKRDEDESGADEAGSDAPDDAEAKDEEE
- a CDS encoding HdeD family acid-resistance protein, which produces MTDVTNKVAGFCSLSKNWWAFVLRGILALIIAGLAWFLPAESVLALTLVFGAFAFADGVFGLIAAVRQMREGERWGWLSVSGVLGILTGIVVLVMPFLASFVLAVFLWASIAFWSIFSGALEIATAIRLRKEIDDEVWLGLGGLLSVVLGALVLWFLFTSPATGLLALGWLLALYAAIFGVTMILLGLKLRRANGDEPDAGQPEAS
- a CDS encoding NADH dehydrogenase ubiquinone Fe-S protein 4, which codes for MFDRRGHNRPPFRPRIPGTDLRAADVPVAIIYRPARDPMQSGPRPRHWILEFEPAAPASVEPLMGWTATRDPYRPIRLSFPDCQSAIDYAERNDWDYIVRDRTETATRRRPEPIFARDIRLENAPVPAPAARKDDTIPDEVDPVILASLESFPASDPPAWIGATLGGRDTPPAGE
- a CDS encoding HdeD family acid-resistance protein — protein: MMKNSMTRMLVGVLSVIAGILAVLNPLSASIAATTLAGWALLIVGLLQGYSAWQSTGVKVRIGTGLGAAAALVMGLLLLFGSFAEGSLLRNLLGLLLLFSGAAKLWFARPLRHDPLFPVVIGAGVVSLLLGAVVFTGIPAFLAANLGRVLGIELIANGAALVVMSMAQRGSATTR
- a CDS encoding NAD(P)/FAD-dependent oxidoreductase, with translation MSAARLRTHSIVIVGGGAGGLELATALARGQGRDVLLVDRHACHVWKPRLHEVAAGHGPGQVDEISYATLAEQWGFAFRQGELLDVLPDARMVRLAPVCDEDGHEIAPAESIGFQALVLAVGGVTPDLGVEGVAEHAFRLDDLVDAGRIFKTLSRGLLARVARGDSAAFDVVIAGSGATGVELASHLVEGHQCNTVAPRRDLPEVRVTMLEAMDGIMPGMADDVRANIRQRLEGQGVRIVTAAQVSRVTPGAVETEDGATHASDLTVWTTGTVGPEIASRIGALPTNDKRQWLVRRSLQSKASEAVFALGDCAVIEESPAPPTAQAASEQAAHLSRTIPAWLGGAAPEPFEYRNRGTVLSLAEGGSVAKFKTGFSDDLMINGRLARAAYRGLYRQHQFRILGPVKGTEHMIADVFEKAVSPRLKVFG
- a CDS encoding ABC transporter substrate-binding protein, with the translated sequence MKDEKINELRARFMAGGMSRRSFMRSLLATGMAAATATGIADRAHAAAPKRGGTFRLGKGHGQTTDTMNPGTAENGYMVNLLQTFHGYMTEVGRDGSLEPGLAEGWEASDDGATWVFDLREGATFHNGKDVLPEDVIASINHHRGEDSTSAAKPLLAALTDIRADGDRRVVFELESGNADFPFTLSDYHIPIGMSEDGAVDWTTGIGAGAYKLDNFEPGVRADLSRNENHWDLGNRAFFDSAELLSVTDTNARTTGLQTGDFDAIDRLDLKTVERIRQAQGVNVHSVPGTQHYTFEMMVTKDPFTDRDLRLALKYAINRQELVDKILFGYGVVGNDHPIGQGQRFFNKEMPQREYDPDKARHHLKKAGYDSVDIELLASDAAFAGAVDAATLYQNSAKGTGLNILPVRVPNDGYWTDTWNVKPFVAVYWSGRPVEDLMFATAYKSGVPWNGTRWSNERFDELLVKARAELDTEKRREMYYEMQEILSDDGGLIAPMFASYVFGTRDRVGLPESFASNWDMDGERCIERWWFT
- a CDS encoding dimethylarginine dimethylaminohydrolase family protein, with protein sequence MPKDKTISADTPLRARKEEGGTAPLADWGIDSEYGLLRDVLLGPVETFGHMDNVAFSSIYRETAQTGRAWDHQAAVRQYREMCDAYEEAGVRIHTLPADEHLRYGVYARDSSFMTPWGAVITQMANPRRRGEYSAALRFYLGAGIPVYDMVSAGNFEGGDFHIIEPGAVLIGYTGLRCEEVSARQIGAWVEREGWEVHYAYIDPYYVHIDLMVCMIAPKCAAVCLETTPDHVTDWLRSKGVEIIPVGFRDTMALGCNVMSLGNDRVLAPAASTDLIAKLRTNGFRVYDPEMDMFTMMGGGIHCMAQSLRRDAG